A region from the Tigriopus californicus strain San Diego chromosome 9, Tcal_SD_v2.1, whole genome shotgun sequence genome encodes:
- the LOC131886806 gene encoding sodium- and chloride-dependent glycine transporter 2-like — MEEVKNQNRQSSEDEDDRGKWDNQCDFFLSCMGYAVGLGNVWRFPYLCYKHGGGTFLVAYGVMLTLIGLPLFFLELGIGQYSGLGPTRIFGKLAPAFKGLGYGMLFVTLLVAIYYNMIIGWTLYYMFAGFTSTLPWTYCGQPYNAISCYQSEQAEDCNSGGDGLTSYWNNTCTDVSEICQYYNLTHLEDEMDEFNFTMCSNGSTGIPLLKVYNRTTASEDYYSRIVLGLSDDTTWSNYGGIKWDLALCLLAAWVIVGLSLIKGVQSSGKVVYFTALFPYFVLLCLLVRGAMLPGAVQGINFYLQPKLESLLDIHVWSDAATQIFYSLGPAFGGLITLASYNKFNNNCHRDAILIAICNFATSIFAGFVVFSIIGFMAHESGQAVSDVIASGPGLAFVAYPEAVTKFSCPPVWSFLFFLMLLSLGLDTQFTMTETLTTAVMDQWPELRKRKAWVVIGSALTGFILGLPMCCNGGVYMFTLIDTFSASWSLLLLAFFEVVLVIYVYGFHEFMANVNEMGIWVPKILRYYWQINWYFFTPVLLFLITIITWIMFEPCKYQGYVFPPAVQALGWLIATTSVMIAIGMGVFESLRLKKSGKITTYKSLFRTTDKWGPAKHVPISEDECEVETGYDNPSYNK; from the exons ATGGAAGAAGTCAAGAACCAAAATCGGCAATCCTcggaggatgaggatgaccGTGGGAAATGGGACAACCAGTGCGATTTCTTCCTATCTTGCATGGGTTACGCAGTAGGATTGGGAAATGTGTGGCGATTTCCGTACTTGTGCTACAAACACGGGGGCGGAACCTTTCTTGTGGCCTATGGAGTTATGTTGACCTTGATCGGATTGCCTTTGTTCTTCTTGGAACTGGGCATCGGGCAATACAGTGGCCTGGGACCCACCCGGATATTTGGGAAACTTGCACCGGCCTTCAAAGGCTTGGGGTACGGAATGTTATTCGTAACCTTGCTCGTGGCCATCTATTACAATATGATCATCGGGTGGACCTTGTACTACATGTTTGCCGGCTTCACCTCCACTTTGCCGTGGACATACTGTGGACAACCTTACAATGCCATTTCGTGCTATCAGTCAGAACAAGCCGAGGATTGTAATTCTGGAGGCGATGGTCTCACTTCCTATTGGAACAACACTTGTACGGACGTGTCAGAGATCTGCCAATATTATAATTTAACCCACTTGGAGGACGAAATGGACGAGTTCAATTTTACCATGTGTTCCAACGGATCAACAGGAATCCCATTGTTAAAG GTTTATAATCGAACCACGGCCAGTGAGGACTACTACTCAAGAATTGTTCTGGGCCTAAGCGATGATACCACGTGGAGCAATTACGGTGGGATCAAATGGGATTTGGCTCTCTGTCTTCTAGCAGCCTGGGTCATTGTGGGCTTGAGCCTAATTAAGGGCGTGCAATCATCGGGAAAAGTGGTCTACTTCACAGCCCTCTTTCCTTACTTTGTGCTCCTGTGCCTTCTTGTTCGTGGCGCCATGTTACCGGGGGCGGTTCAAGGTATCAATTTCTATCTCCAACCAAAGTTGGAGAGCTTGCTCGACATTCACGTTTGGTCCGATGCCGCCACTCAAATTTTCTACTCCTTGGGACCAGCTTTTGGCGGCCTCATCACCTTGGCCAGTTACAACAAGTTCAACAACAATTGtcacagggatgccatttTGATAgccatttgcaattttgccaCATCCATCTTTGCCGGATTTGTCGTCTTCTCCATTATTGGATTCATGGCTCATGAATCAGGACAAGCCGTGAGTGATGTGATTGCTTCAGGCCCTGGTTTGGCGTTTGTTGCCTATCCAGAAGCCGTTACAAAGTTTTCGTGCCCGCCAGTATggtcctttttattttttctaatGCTTTTGAGCCTGGGTCTTGACACGCAATTCACCATGACCGAAACTCTGACCACAGCCGTCATGGACCAATGGCCGGAATTGCGCAAGAGGAAAGCTTGGGTGGTGATTGGGTCCGCCTTGACCGGGTTCATCCTGGGTTTACCTATGTGTTGCAATGGCGGCGTTTACATGTTTACCCTCATTGACACCTTCTCCGCCTCGTGGTCGCTCctccttttggccttttttgaggTTGTTCTGGTCATCTATGTTTATGGCTTCCACGAATTCATGGCCAATGTGAACGAGATGGGCATATGGGTGCCTAAGATCTTGCGTTACTACTGGCAAATCAATTGGTACTTTTTTACGCCAGTCCTTTTGTTCTTGATCACGATCATCACGTGGATCATGTTCGAGCCTTGCAAATACCAGGGCTACGTGTTTCCCCCAGCTGTTCAAGCTTTGGGATGGCTCATTGCCACCACTTCAGTTATGATTGCCATTGGAATGGGCGTGTTTGAAAGCTTAAGACTGAAAAAATCAGGAAAGATTACCACCTACAAGAGCCTGTTCCGAACCACGGATAAATGGGGACCCGCCAAACACGTTCCCATCTCGGAGGACGAATGTGAGGTTGAGACAGGCTATGATAATCCTAGTTACAATAAATAG
- the LOC131886807 gene encoding leucine-rich repeat neuronal protein 3-like isoform X1: protein MRQIWFFLSLCLAVCSSQDESGRDSSVCISNNPLRIKCECEPHGSVNCQHKSIHNIDEQLHIPDDTTFLDLSRNEIITVPSNLFSNVNNLKELYLSRNLIGKISSNAWFGALAELELLDLSHNRLSELTSTTFQGLIRLRTLNLGNNYFTTLPAYVFIPVPNLEVLDISSTHGIDALEPDSLVNCKQLTSLNLANCSIEHLPPNFFKDTHSLNSLSLANNSFDQIPNEELSLIRSTLTVLDLSGLHITDIHNHDFFGFHALRMLKINQMPFLERVEVLAFSSLTSLQRLDMQDNPHLHYIDPQAFYRTIDGQLKNTPKEIYLANNNLTFISGSMFYPWEIDVLDLSGNPLECDCNLEWINHLPEVIDNIDSLICHGPAELKDEPVVMMSVINRDCAVGPGFGVLFSIIIGMFCMIIIVSMLGLLYTKLIRTYYPNAPDLNELYQKSRSTFGYQRVTRSQS, encoded by the exons atgaggcAAATTTGGTTCTTCTTAAGCCTTTGTCTGGCTGTGTGTTCGTCCCAAGATGAAAGTGGAAGAGACTCTTCAGTGTGTATTTCCAACAATCCATTACGAATCAAGTGCGAATGTGAGCCCCATGGGAGTGTCAATTGCCAGCACAAGAGCATTCATAACATTGACGAACAGTTACACATCCCGGATGACACCACGTTTCTGGATTTATCCAGGAATGAGATCATAACCGTTCCCAGCAATCTGttttccaatgtcaataaCTTGAAGGAGTTGTATCTAAGTCGGAACCTCATCGGCAAAATCAGCTCCAATGCTTGGTTCGGAGCCTTGGCCGAACTCGAATTGCTGGATTTGAGTCATAATCGACTCAGTGAGCTGACTTCAACCACTTTTCAAGGGTTGATCCGCCTTCGAACGTTGAATCTCGGGAACAACTACTTCACCACACTTCCAGCTTATGTTTTTATTCCGGTTCCTAATTTGGAAGTACTCGACATCTCTTCCACTCATGGCATTG ATGCGCTGGAACCTGACAGTTTGGTCAATTGCAAACAATTGACTAGtctcaatttggccaattgCTCAATTGAGCATCTTCCTCCAAATTTTTTTAAGGATACACATAGCCTTAACTCTTTAAG CTTGGCAAACAACTCCTTTGATCAAATTCCTAACGAGGAGCTGTCTTTGATCCGATCCACTTTGACCGTTCTGGATTTGAGCGGGCTTCATATCACAGATATCCACAATCATGACTTCTTCGGCTTTCACGCCCTTCGTATGcttaaaatcaatcaaatgcctTTCTTGGAACGAGTGGAGGTTTTGGCATTTAGCTCTCTCACAAGCTTGCAAAGATTGGACATGCAGGACAATCCTCATTTACATTACATCGATCCCCAAGCATTCTACAGGACCATTGACGGGCAGCTCAAAAACACTCCTAAAGAG ATTTATTTAGCCAATAACAATCTTACTTTCATCTCTGGCTCAATGTTTTACCCGTGGGAAATTGATGTCCTTGATCTCTCTGGAAACCCGTTGGAGTGTGACTGCAATTTGGAATGGATCAACCACTTACCCGAGGTTATCGACAACATTGATTCCCTGATTTGTCACGGACCTGCCGAGTTGAAAGATGAACCTGTAGTGATGATGAGCGTGATTAACCGAGATTGTGCAG tAGGACCCGGGTTTGGAGTACTCTTTTCCATCATCATTGGAATGTTCTGTATGATTATCATCGTTTCAATGTTGGGACTACTCTACACCAAATTAATCAGGACCTACTATCCCAA CGCTCCAGACCTGAATGAATTGTATCAAAAAAGTCGTTCTACTTTTGGGTATCAACGAGTGACACGCTCTCAATCATAA
- the LOC131886807 gene encoding leucine-rich repeat neuronal protein 3-like isoform X2 has translation MRQIWFFLSLCLAVCSSQDESGRDSSVCISNNPLRIKCECEPHGSVNCQHKSIHNIDEQLHIPDDTTFLDLSRNEIITVPSNLFSNVNNLKELYLSRNLIGKISSNAWFGALAELELLDLSHNRLSELTSTTFQGLIRLRTLNLGNNYFTTLPAYVFIPVPNLEVLDISSTHGIDALEPDSLVNCKQLTSLNLANCSIEHLPPNFFKDTHSLNSLSLANNSFDQIPNEELSLIRSTLTVLDLSGLHITDIHNHDFFGFHALRMLKINQMPFLERVEVLAFSSLTSLQRLDMQDNPHLHYIDPQAFYRTIDGQLKNTPKEIYLANNNLTFISGSMFYPWEIDVLDLSGNPLECDCNLEWINHLPEVIDNIDSLICHGPAELKDEPVVMMSVINRDCAEEQTLREI, from the exons atgaggcAAATTTGGTTCTTCTTAAGCCTTTGTCTGGCTGTGTGTTCGTCCCAAGATGAAAGTGGAAGAGACTCTTCAGTGTGTATTTCCAACAATCCATTACGAATCAAGTGCGAATGTGAGCCCCATGGGAGTGTCAATTGCCAGCACAAGAGCATTCATAACATTGACGAACAGTTACACATCCCGGATGACACCACGTTTCTGGATTTATCCAGGAATGAGATCATAACCGTTCCCAGCAATCTGttttccaatgtcaataaCTTGAAGGAGTTGTATCTAAGTCGGAACCTCATCGGCAAAATCAGCTCCAATGCTTGGTTCGGAGCCTTGGCCGAACTCGAATTGCTGGATTTGAGTCATAATCGACTCAGTGAGCTGACTTCAACCACTTTTCAAGGGTTGATCCGCCTTCGAACGTTGAATCTCGGGAACAACTACTTCACCACACTTCCAGCTTATGTTTTTATTCCGGTTCCTAATTTGGAAGTACTCGACATCTCTTCCACTCATGGCATTG ATGCGCTGGAACCTGACAGTTTGGTCAATTGCAAACAATTGACTAGtctcaatttggccaattgCTCAATTGAGCATCTTCCTCCAAATTTTTTTAAGGATACACATAGCCTTAACTCTTTAAG CTTGGCAAACAACTCCTTTGATCAAATTCCTAACGAGGAGCTGTCTTTGATCCGATCCACTTTGACCGTTCTGGATTTGAGCGGGCTTCATATCACAGATATCCACAATCATGACTTCTTCGGCTTTCACGCCCTTCGTATGcttaaaatcaatcaaatgcctTTCTTGGAACGAGTGGAGGTTTTGGCATTTAGCTCTCTCACAAGCTTGCAAAGATTGGACATGCAGGACAATCCTCATTTACATTACATCGATCCCCAAGCATTCTACAGGACCATTGACGGGCAGCTCAAAAACACTCCTAAAGAG ATTTATTTAGCCAATAACAATCTTACTTTCATCTCTGGCTCAATGTTTTACCCGTGGGAAATTGATGTCCTTGATCTCTCTGGAAACCCGTTGGAGTGTGACTGCAATTTGGAATGGATCAACCACTTACCCGAGGTTATCGACAACATTGATTCCCTGATTTGTCACGGACCTGCCGAGTTGAAAGATGAACCTGTAGTGATGATGAGCGTGATTAACCGAGATTGTGCAG AGGAGCAAACACTGAGAGAAATATGA
- the LOC131886808 gene encoding uncharacterized protein LOC131886808, whose amino-acid sequence MELPLLRKSFVISESNESDVQKSLNDLLEVLNQLVNCAKMCSEPVLARRKDFLDFKKYNKFGLHDLLKHLCNIRSERNRPIITVDIREKSLRIRPDLLNHLTLSL is encoded by the exons ATGGAATTACCACTCCTTAGAAAATCATTCGTCATTTCTGAATCGAACGAATCGGATGTTCAGAAG tccctcaatgacctgctggaagtgctcaatcagttggttaactgtgctaaaatgtgctcggaacccgtgctggccaggaggaaggacttcttggacttcaagaaatacaacaagtttggacttcatgatcttctcaaacacctttgcaatattcgaagtgagagaaatcggcctataattactg TTgacataagagaaaaaagccttcggattcgacctgacctcctgaaccaccttaccctcagtttgtaa